Part of the Micromonospora rhizosphaerae genome is shown below.
GCCGGATCAGGACGCCTTCGGTCACCCCCACCCCGAGCTGCTGGTAAGCGCGGTTCCAGTACACCCAGAGGCCCGACAGGCGCGAGGCGACCAGATAGGAAATCGGCGCGGCAGCGGTGAGCACGGCGATCGCGGTTAGCCGCACACGGGGAGATGGGCGGTACGCGAGCCTGCCGCGACCGAGCCAGACACCCAGGACGAAGAACGGCAGCATTCCTGCCACCCGGTCCAATGCCAGGGCGCGGCCGAGCACCGTGGCGGCTCCGGCGGAGAGGGACACCACGATCGCGATGACGACCGCTCCACGAAGTTGGGCGAAGAGCGGAGCGAGCATCCGCCAGATGAACAGAGCGGGCAGGAACCACAGGTGATAAATCGGGGAGAGGAACTCGTTGACCGTCCAGTGCATCGGCTTGTCCATCACCGTGTAGAAGCTCATGTAAAGCAGCTGAAATACCACGTACGGCACGAGCAGATCCCGGATCAGCGACGCCGCGCGACGGCCGGTGAGTTCGGCTGCCGAGAGCATCCCCGAAAGCATGACGAAGGCCGGCATGTGGCACAGGTAGATGAAGGTGTAGATCGTCTTGCCGGCTGGCGAGGAGCCGACCGTCTGACCCAGCATGTGGCCGAGCACGACCAGGACGATCAACAGCCCTTTGACGTTGTCGATGTACGGGTCGCGCCTGATGGGCGCGACAGCGACCGCAGGGCTCTCAGGCATCACCGTGGTTGACACCCGGCCAGGCTGCCGGTCGGCCGATACCCGATCCAGCTGGGGTGAGCAAGATCACCAAAGGCCGCCCGCAAAGCACTGTACGCGCAGGCAGCCTGGCAGGACCGGCGCAGGGGCGCCGCGCCCGCCCGCCCGGGTGAGTCGTCTGCGACACCAGCTCTACAGGGAGCGCATCACCCTACCTGCCCCGGGCGTTGCCGTGAACTTCAACGCGCCACTGGCCCGCGCCGCCAGCTGCTCGACGCCGGCCCGGCGGCGCTGCTCGACATCGACCGGCTGCGGAAGCTGGGTAGCCGATCATGATCACAGGGCACAGATCCAGCACAACCGAGCACGAGAAACGGCGGAAGATACCGGAAACCGACGGAACACGATTCCGCAGGTCGGGATGCACGCCGGGGGTCGCGTGGGAGGCCGGAAGGCTGGGCTCTTACTTCCAGCGGAAGTGCACGAACCGCCCCTCGGTCAGCCGAGCGCCGGGCGGGGAGGCAACTTGACATCAGTCGTCGGCATCAACGGTGGCGGCCGACGCCGGACGGTGCGGACACCGGTCGGGTCGAGCCCGAACCGGGTGGACATCAGCAGACGGTACGACGCTCGCCGAAAGCGCGTTGTAAGCGAGTAGTCCGGGCCTGCGGGCCGACCGGATCCCGTCACCGAACAGCTGGCCGCAGGTGCCCACAGCGGCACCGACGGCAGTGACTAGTCAGCGACGTGGATGACGACCTTACCGCGGCGTTTGGCCGTCTCGAGCGCCTCATAACCTGAGCGCGTCTCAGTGAGGGGCAGTACGCGGTCCAGCACCGGCCTCAACCGGCCGTTATCGACGAGCTCGGCGATGGAACGCAACGCGTTCTGGTCGGGCTCGACGATGAAGTACACGCCACGAACGCCATGCCGGGCTGCTTCCTGCTGGTCGGGTGGGGTGACGAGGGTGACCAGGACACCGCCCGGTTTCAGGACCGACCAGGACCGCGCCTGCGTGGCTCCTCCGACAAGATCAACGACCACGTCCACGTCGCGAACGTGATCCTCGAAGCGGTCGTGCGCATAGTCGATGACCTGCTCGGCACCCAGACCCTTGACGAATTCCAGGTCGGCCGCCGCCGCCGTGGCGCTCACGCGAGCACCGAGACCGGCCGCGAGCTGCACCACGAAGATCCCCACGCCGCCGGCGCCGCCCTGCACCAGCACGTGCTGGCCGGCCTGCAGGTCGGCGTGGTCCACCAGTGCCTGCCAGGCACTCAACGCGGCCAGTGGGAGCGCCGCGGCGTGGTCGTGGTCAACGGTGGCGGGTTTGGCCGCCAGGACGGCCGCGGGCAGGGCGACGTACTCGGCCGCCGCGCCATCGCGGGTGAAAGGGATCAAGCCGTAGACGGCCTCCCCCTCGGCGGGGCTCTCCACCCCCGTCCCGGACGCCGCGACGACTCCGGAGAACTCATGCGATGGGATGACCGGAGTGCGCTCAGGTCCTGACCCGTCCGAGCTGTACGTCCAAGTCTGCGGCCAGGTGAGCTCGGTGGGTGTCATGGAAGCAGACTTCACGGCCACCAACACCTCACCAGGCCCCGGCTCAGGCCGCGGCGCCTCCTCGTACACGAGCTGCTCCGGCCCGCCTCTGGTGTGAGCTCTCACGGCATGCATCGTGCTCATCCGACTGCTGCTCCCTCCCGACCGCATGTCGATCAGCCTGCCCGCCGCCCCTGGGGATAAACCGCAGGCTAACTCCCGCATTATCTGGCGGTTCGGCAGCCGCCTGTCGGACTTCCGTAACCCTTGCCCCTTCGGCGCAGAAGCGCGCTGGATCAGGGGCTCCGGGGCAGCAGCACGCGGCGGTCGTCTGGCGGCGACCGCCGAAGCCAAGCACGTGCGGATTACACGATCAACGTGCAAAGACGAGGCACTAGGTCGGATGCTGCTGTTGTCCGTTTTCCCGACCCATGAGCCAGGCTCCCGGTCCTCCCCCCGATACGCCCCGGAACCGTGAGCGACGGCGGGTAATGGCTGGACTCGGCGGGACCAAACAAGATCGGCCCCCGACCGCATTTCTGCTGGTCAGGGGCCGTTCTTGCACCTGGTGGCGGGTAGAGGATTCGAACCTCTGTAGCTTTCGCGACGGATTAACAGTTTTGCCCGTTATCAAGGTCATAGATGAAAGTTCGCCCAGCTCAGCGCCGCTTTTCTCTGCCGTCGGCCGGTTCAGGCTCCCCCGCGTGCCCGTTGCGTGCCCCCTCGGAACGATCTTCGGCCCTGCGTGCCCGGTCCAGGAAGGCGGCCACCTCGGCGTCGCGGCCGTCGACTGCTCGGGCGTAGTGCCGGGTCGTGACGCTGGCGTTGGAGTGGCCGAGCCGGCGGGCGGCGACCAGGACGCCGTGAGAGTCAGCCACCCAGCTACCGTGCGTTGCCCGAACGTCGTGCGGGATGAGGTCGGTTAGGCCGGCCCGCTCGACCGCACGGTCAAAGCGGTACTTCCAGCCGTTGTAGCTCTGCGGGCGGTCAGCGGTCCGCTGCTGCCGGCTGGGGAAGAGGAAGGCGTCCGGCTCCTTGGGCAGCTCGGCGAGATGCTGGCGGAGCCGGTCGACCACGAAGGCCGGCAGCGCGAGTTCCCGCCGCTGGTGACTCTTCGGGGTGTCGATGACCGGGCCGCCGGGGAGCTGGGCGACCGACTCGGCCACGGTCATCCGGCCATCGGTGACATGGACGTGCCGTCGCCGCAGGCACAGCGCCTCCCCGATCCGCAGCCCACCGTAGGCGAGGACCAGGACCAGGAGGGTCGCGCCTAGGGCGAGGCCGACCACGGATGGAGATGGCCGCAGAGGTCGCACGCTTCGGGGCGTTCAGCCCGGGCGATGCGGAAGCCCCTCAGGTACAAATCCCCCCGCAGGCGCCCGCTCTTCGCCCCGAGGCAGTGCTGTCCGTGAGCGTGAACAACGGCGGCCATGGCCAGGCCTCGGCTCTGCCAGTCGTTGCGGACCACGTACGGATCTTGAGACCACGAGTAGCCCATGGCAGGCTCATGCCGCATGAACGATGAATTCGCGAAAGCCAACCTGCACGGGAGACTGCGGCGGGACCGCAAGGCGCTGCTCTGGAAACTCGACGGCTTGTCCGAATACGACGCCCGCCGACCTTTGACAGCGACCGGGACCAACCTCCTCGGCCTGGTCAAACACGTGGCCACCGTCGAGGCCAGGTACTTCGGCGAGGTCTTCGACCGCCCTTCCCCGGAACCGCTGCCCCGGTGGCAGGACTCCAACGGCAGCGATCTGTGGGCGACCGAGGACGAGACCCGCGATCAGATCATCGCGTTCTACCGGCGCACGTGGGAACACTCGGACGCGACGATCAACGAGCTTCCCCTCGACGCCCCCGGCCACGTGCCGTGGTGGCCGGAGCCTTATGCCGACACGAACCTGTTCGCCATCATGGTCCATGTCCTCGGCGAGTCCATCCGGCATGCCGGGCACGCCGATATCCTGCGCGAGGGCCTCGACGGCCGGACCGGGTTGCGCGCCGAACACGAGAAGCAGATCGACGAGGAAGCCCGTGCAGCCTACTGCGCGAAGATCGAGCAGGCCGCCAGGTCGGCCGCACCAATCAAGGCTTAGTTAGACATACCAGGCAGCCTGACATCAGCTCCCCTGCCGGCGCTTGCGATTTCCGAGCACCCGGCCACCTGATATGCCCGCGTCACCCGATGTGGGCGTTCAGTCCACGCCTTCGTCGTCCTCGTCCAGCTCGGGCGCGTCCGGGTCGCGCAGCGGGCGCAGGGCGCCGGCGGCCGGGGTCGAGGCGGTGAAGCTGTAGCGGCCGAGCAAGTTCAGGTTGCGGTGCTTGAGCGGGGAGAGCCGGGTGATGTCCTCCTCGCGGATCTCGTGGCCCTCGGCCTGGAGCTGGGCGACGGCGGCGTCGATGTAACGGGTCGTCCAGAGCACGATTGCGTTGAGGACCAGGCCGAGCGAGCCGAGCTGGTCCTCCATGCCGTCCCGGTACGCCTGGTGGATGGTGCCGCGCTTGCCGTGGCACACGTCCCGGGCCAGCTTGTGGTGGGATTCCTGGACGGTGAGCTGCCGGTTCATCTGCCTCCGGTAGGTGCCGTCGACCGGGTCGACCACGCGCAGCAGGTGCTCGGTCTTGGCGATCCGCCCGTACTCCGCGAACGCCGCACCCAGCGGAGTCGGGCGCCTGCTCGGCAGCCCGTTCGCGCCGCAGCGCCTCGGTGAGCCGTAGCCGGGCGTCATGCAGGCTCTGGCGGATCGCGGCCGGTGAGCGGCCCAGCAACGCGGCGATCTCGGTGGGGGTGAAGCCGTCGACGATGAAGGCCATCACGTTGCGCTGCCCGGGTGGGAGTGAGTTCAGCATCTGCATGACCCACTCGCGGTCCTCCCAGACGGTCATGCCGGGATCCTCGCGGCACTCGGCGGTTCCGGCGTGCTTCTCGACCTGCCGCCGGCGTATCCGATCGAGGTTGCGGGTCTTCTCCTTCAGGAAGTTGCTGATCACCGCCCGGCGGGCGTAGGCGAGAGGGTTCTCCAGCTTGCCCCAGCGCAGCAGCACCTCCTTCATCGCCGTGGCGGTCGCCTCATCAGCCTCGTGCCGGCTGGCGCCGTCCTGGTCGAAGCCCACGACGAATGGCAAACCGGCGACCGCCGCTACCTCGCCGAAGGCTCCATGGCCCAGATCAACCCACCCCGAAGACCGCCGCCACCGGCGAACTCATAGCCGCATAGCCAGACTCGTTGTCAGCGCGACAGCGAACCGGAAAACTGAACAGCGCACAGAGCCCCACGCAGGCGATCTACACCACGCCGCGGGACGTGACCGGGTCACCGAGGCCAAGGGACATGGACAGTACGTGACCCGAGCGACAGATCGCTGCCCCTCTCGGGTAGGGCTCATCGCCGAACCGCTGAATGATCTCGGCTCGCGGGAACCGCGGAAGGTTGTCAGGCATGGTAGGCCCCTCCGTGCCTGCTACGTGCCCGATGGGACGGCTAGCCGGGCGCAACGGTGGTCAAACAGCAGCGACACACAGCAAGGCCCCTGACTTGCGTTTTCGCAGGTCAGGGGCCTTGCTTGTCCCTGGTGGCGGGTAGAGGATTCGAACCTCTGTAGCTTTCGCGACGGATTTACAGTCCGCTCCCATTGGCCGCTCGGGCAACCCGCCAGGATGTCGCGCCACGACGCGCGCGGCAGCCGAAGCAAGGATAGCGGCTCCCCCCGGGATCTCTGCAACCGGGTACCGTCAGGGGGTCGTACCGCTGGTCAGCGGGGGACGGAACGTGACAGACCGCCGGACAGCAGGAGCATGAGCATGGCAGCGAACCCGTCGTTCGACATCGTGAGCAAGGTCGACCGGCAGGAGGCCGACAACGCCCTCCGCCAGGCGGAGAAGGAACTCGCGACGCGGTTCGACTTCCGGGGCACCGACGCGGAGATCTCCTGGTCGGGCGAGGAGGCGATCAGCCTCCAGGCGGAGACCGAGGAGCGGGTCCGGGCCGCGCTGGAGGTCTTCAAGGAGAAACTGGTAAAGCGGAACATCTCGCTGAAGTCGCTGGACGCCGGGGATCCGCGCCCCTCGGGCAAGGTTTTCAAGATCGATGCCAAGATCATCCAGGGCATCGAGTCAGACAAGGCCAAGGCGATCAGCAAGAAGATCCGCGAAGAGGGCCCGAAGGGCGTCCAGGCGCAGATCCAGGGCGACCAGCTCCGGGTCACCGGCAAGAAGAAGGACGACCTCCAGGCGGTCATCGCGCTGCTCAAGGGCGAGGACTTCGGGGTCGCCCTGCAGTTCACCAACTACCGGTAAGCCGCCGTCGCCTCGGCCGATCAGCAGCTCGCTCACCCGCTGCAACCTGGGCCGCGCAGATGTTCACCGGTGACGTGTGGTTCGACGTGATCGCGAAGGGGGAGGAGCCGTCGCGCATGCGTGTCAACACCGTGCGGTTCGCGCCCGGTTCGCGCACGGCCTGGCACTCGCACGCGGTCGGGCAGACGCTGTACGTGACTGAGGGTCTCGGGCTCATCCAGTCCCGCGGCGGCGAGATCATCAAGATCCGCCCCGGCGACGTCATCTACACGCCCCCGGGCGAGTGGCATTGGCACGGCGCGGCGCCGGACCATTTCATGACGCACATCGCCATGTGGGAAGGCCCGGGCGAAGGTCAAGGGCCGGAGTCCGACTGGGGCGATCTGGTCACCGACGACGAGTACCGCGTCCGCTGACGACTGGCACGAGCTCCGTCATGCGGCGCGAGCCGCCGGCAAAGCGGGTGGTGTGATGGGTGGATGGAGCTGCGGGAGATGCGGGCGTTCGTCGCGGTCATCGAGGAAGGGAGCCTCTCCGCGGCCGCCCGGCGACTGCACGTGAGCCAGCCCGCTCTCTCGCAGACCATGAACGCGCTGGAACGACAACTCGGTGTCCAACTGCTCGTGCGCAGCAGCACCGGCGTGCAGGCCACCGAGGCGGGCATGACGTTGCTGGCCGAGGCTCGCGCGGTGCTCGCGCGGCACGACCAGGCGATGACCGCCGTCGCCCGGCACAGCGGGGCGGGCGGACGAGTGCTGCGGCTCGGGATACCGCTGGAGCTGCCCGCGGGCCTGCTGTCCCGGCCGCTCGCCGACCTCGCGGCGAACTACCCGGACACGAGGGTTCAGGCACTGCACATGTCCACCGCGGCGCAGTTCGCCGCGTTGCGCGCCGGGGAAATCGATGTCGGGCTGGTCCGGGAACACCCGATCGGCCAGGACCTGGACGCCGTGCTGGTCGTCGAGGAACGCCTGGGCGTGCTGCTGGCCACCGACCAGGCCGCGAAGATCGCCGGACCGAAGGGAATCCGGCTGGACGCACTCGCCGGGCTGGACTGGGTCGGCTTCCCCCGTGCCGGCAGCCCCGCCTGGTACGACGAGCTCACCGCGATCCTGCGCAGCCACGGGCTGGATCTGGGACCCACCCCGCCGGAGGGACAGGAACTGATCGCCGAGGTGAAACTCGCGGCCGTGGCAGCCGGCGGAGCCTTCGCCCTCGCACCGCCCAACTGGTCAGCACCGATGCCGGAATCCGTCACCTGGGCACCGCTGGTCGGGCATCCGCTGGTCCGGCGTACCTGGGCGGTGTGGCCCGCCAGTTCGCGCCGCCGCGACCTCGGCCACCTCATCGCCACCATCGAGCATCTCGGGTCGGAGTAGGCCCCGCCGGGAGACCCGCTCCGCTTATAGGCGCCATAAGCCGCTCGAACAGCCCAACGGGAAAGCTTCAGCGCTTGAGCGACTTACACCCACCGGTCGGGACAGGCCCGACCGAAGCCCTTTCCTTCTACAGATGTGGGTGAAGAGATGACGTCAGAACTGCAGGGAAAGTCGGCGTTGGTGACCGGTGGCACCAGCGGCATCGGCCGCGCCACCGCGATCGCGCTCGCCGGCCGCGGCGCGCACGTGGTCATCTCCGGGCGGGACGAGGTCCGGGGAAACCAGGTGGTCCGGGACATCCGCGCGGCCGGCGGCCGGGCCGACTTCGTGGCCACCGACCTGCGTGACGAGGCATCCGCGCGGTCGCTGGCCGCGCGGGCCAGGGAGCTGGTGGGTCAGGTCGACGTGCTGGTCAACAACGCCGGCATCTACCCGTTCGGCCCGACCGAGCAGACGACCGAGCAGGACTTCGACTCGGTGTTCGCGCTGAATGTGAAGGCGCCGTACTTCCTGGTCGCCGAGCTCGCGCCGGAGATGGCGAAGCGCGGCCGGGGTGCGATCATCAACGTGACCACGATGGTCGCGGAGTTCGGGGACCCCGGGATGGGCCTGTACGGTTCCAGCAAGGCCGCGCTGGTGTTGCTCACCAAGTCCTGGGCCGCCGAGTACGGGCCGCAGGGCGTCCGGGTGAACGCGGTCAGCCCAGGCCCGACGCGTACCGAAGGCACCTCCGGAATGGGGGACGGCCTCGACCAACTGGCCGCCACGGCACCCGCCGGACGTCCCGGCACGGCCGAGGAGATCGCCGAGGCGATCGCCTTCCTGGCCACCGACCGGTCGAGCTTCGTGCACGGCGCGGTCCTGCCCGTCGACGGTGGACGAATCGCCGTCTGAGCCCGGCCCGGCACAACGCTGCGGCCTGCTCCACGGTTCACCCGCTGGGGCAGGCCGCCGTCGGTCCGTCAACGATGCCGGGCCGAGGCATCGGCCTGCTCAACAGCCGCCAACACCACCCAGGCCGCCGCGCTGAGCAGCACCGCCAGCAGCGGCGGCAGTCCCCCGAATGCGACCACCAGCGCGACGAGTGCCAACCCGGCCTGCGCCACCGCGACCCGCTGGCTGACCGATACGCCGATCCCGCGATAGATGACGACGCAGCTGCCCATCATCACCAGCTGGGCGCCCCCCAGCAGCCGCCCGGCCACGCCGTGTCCATGATGTGCCGACTCCTGGGCAGCCAACTCGACGGCGACGGCCGCAGCCACGATCGAGCCGTAAACCAGCAAGTGGCCGTAGGCGTACAGGTAGCTCCGGATGACTGCTCTCCGGCCGGCACGGAGCACCCGATTGCCCGCCTCGCGATCGAACGTGGCGATGAAGTACACCCACCACACCCCGCTCGCGATGACGAAGCCGCCAACACCGATCGCGACCGCCACCGGTCGCCAACCCGTGGCGTCGATTCCGTTGGCGACCGCCAGCACGGCCTCCCCGAGCACGACGATGGTGAACAGACCAAACCGCTCCGGCATGTGCGACGTCTGCGTCGGCGCCCGGCGCACCCAGCCGTAGGCCAGTGGTCCGGAGACCAAGGAGTTGACCACGAGCGCGACGCCCCACACCCAGTAGCGGCCTGGTGCGGGGGCCAGGAGCGAGCCGAACCAGAGCACGGCCCCGGACAGGAACCCGACGGCGTTCCACCAGCAGAAGTCCCGTGCCTCGACGTCGATCCACCCGACAACCCCGTACATCGCGGTGAGCAGTGCCAACAACAGCCCGTACGTCACCGCGAAGCGGTCTGCGTCGTCGGCCACCCCGCCGGAGAGCGAGGCGGCCAGTACCAGTACCCCCAGCATCGCGGTCAGCTGCACCAGACGGCTGGGTGGGCGGTCGTCGTCGAAGAGGTCGGCGAAATAGGAGAAGCTGAACCACAACCACCAGATCGTGCTCAGCAAACCGGCAAAGATCAGCACGCCGCGCAGCGACGGATCGTCCACCAGCAACTGGCCGAGCCGGAACACGGCGACAACGAACACCAGGTCGAAGAAGAGTTCCAGCCAGCTGGACCGCCGCGCCGCACCGTAGCCATGAATCAGTGAGCGCCTGCGGGCCCGCCTACCCTCCACCGCGCCAGGCTAACTATCCGAATTGACGGGTTTATAGCAGTTTTAGTTAAATCAGGCGAAGGCGACCCGGCCCGGGAACAGGTCAGCGCGAGAACACCAGCAGCAGCACCACGGTCAGGATGGCGCTGATCAGGAGCGAGCTGAGGCACCCGATTCGGTTCGAGAAGAAGACGAACATGACCGGCTGTTACCCCGGCGGTCCGCCTTGAGACCACCCGCCGAAGGCACGACGGGTCAAGCGGTCAGCCGGTCGAGGAGGATTCAGGCGGCGAGCGTCTGCTCGGCGCGTACCGCGGAGGCCTCCGCCCGGGCGATCGGGCCGGCGGGCAGCGCGGCGACCGCGGCCCCGACGGCGACCGCCGCCCCGGCGAACAGGAAGGCCCACGGCACGCCGCCGCCGTGGTCCACGATCAGGCCGGCCACCGCGCCGCCGGCGGCGCTCGCCGCCACCGACATGGTGACCACCCAGGTGTACGCCTCGTTCA
Proteins encoded:
- a CDS encoding SDR family NAD(P)-dependent oxidoreductase — its product is MTSELQGKSALVTGGTSGIGRATAIALAGRGAHVVISGRDEVRGNQVVRDIRAAGGRADFVATDLRDEASARSLAARARELVGQVDVLVNNAGIYPFGPTEQTTEQDFDSVFALNVKAPYFLVAELAPEMAKRGRGAIINVTTMVAEFGDPGMGLYGSSKAALVLLTKSWAAEYGPQGVRVNAVSPGPTRTEGTSGMGDGLDQLAATAPAGRPGTAEEIAEAIAFLATDRSSFVHGAVLPVDGGRIAV
- a CDS encoding YajQ family cyclic di-GMP-binding protein; amino-acid sequence: MAANPSFDIVSKVDRQEADNALRQAEKELATRFDFRGTDAEISWSGEEAISLQAETEERVRAALEVFKEKLVKRNISLKSLDAGDPRPSGKVFKIDAKIIQGIESDKAKAISKKIREEGPKGVQAQIQGDQLRVTGKKKDDLQAVIALLKGEDFGVALQFTNYR
- a CDS encoding NADP-dependent oxidoreductase, whose protein sequence is MRSGADLVWSRRVQPLPAVAHGSGAYRGEDREPGSWVGKTDNSSIRPSASSLHVDRVIRTCLASAVAARRPPRAAAPEPLIQRASAPKGQGLRKSDRRLPNRQIMRELACGLSPGAAGRLIDMRSGGSSSRMSTMHAVRAHTRGGPEQLVYEEAPRPEPGPGEVLVAVKSASMTPTELTWPQTWTYSSDGSGPERTPVIPSHEFSGVVAASGTGVESPAEGEAVYGLIPFTRDGAAAEYVALPAAVLAAKPATVDHDHAAALPLAALSAWQALVDHADLQAGQHVLVQGGAGGVGIFVVQLAAGLGARVSATAAAADLEFVKGLGAEQVIDYAHDRFEDHVRDVDVVVDLVGGATQARSWSVLKPGGVLVTLVTPPDQQEAARHGVRGVYFIVEPDQNALRSIAELVDNGRLRPVLDRVLPLTETRSGYEALETAKRRGKVVIHVAD
- a CDS encoding LysR family transcriptional regulator, which gives rise to MELREMRAFVAVIEEGSLSAAARRLHVSQPALSQTMNALERQLGVQLLVRSSTGVQATEAGMTLLAEARAVLARHDQAMTAVARHSGAGGRVLRLGIPLELPAGLLSRPLADLAANYPDTRVQALHMSTAAQFAALRAGEIDVGLVREHPIGQDLDAVLVVEERLGVLLATDQAAKIAGPKGIRLDALAGLDWVGFPRAGSPAWYDELTAILRSHGLDLGPTPPEGQELIAEVKLAAVAAGGAFALAPPNWSAPMPESVTWAPLVGHPLVRRTWAVWPASSRRRDLGHLIATIEHLGSE
- a CDS encoding acyltransferase family protein — its product is MSTTVMPESPAVAVAPIRRDPYIDNVKGLLIVLVVLGHMLGQTVGSSPAGKTIYTFIYLCHMPAFVMLSGMLSAAELTGRRAASLIRDLLVPYVVFQLLYMSFYTVMDKPMHWTVNEFLSPIYHLWFLPALFIWRMLAPLFAQLRGAVVIAIVVSLSAGAATVLGRALALDRVAGMLPFFVLGVWLGRGRLAYRPSPRVRLTAIAVLTAAAPISYLVASRLSGLWVYWNRAYQQLGVGVTEGVLIRLGLMAVGLAMTWAIMMLAPRRQTFLTGWGTNSMYPYLLHVFVVMAFAWSPLVNRVDNIPALLVLIAAVVALVWLTASRPVVWALRPLVSPPVRWLLRDVVPATNHQSTAGRGRLR
- a CDS encoding DinB family protein, giving the protein MNDEFAKANLHGRLRRDRKALLWKLDGLSEYDARRPLTATGTNLLGLVKHVATVEARYFGEVFDRPSPEPLPRWQDSNGSDLWATEDETRDQIIAFYRRTWEHSDATINELPLDAPGHVPWWPEPYADTNLFAIMVHVLGESIRHAGHADILREGLDGRTGLRAEHEKQIDEEARAAYCAKIEQAARSAAPIKA
- a CDS encoding low temperature requirement protein A, with translation MEGRRARRRSLIHGYGAARRSSWLELFFDLVFVVAVFRLGQLLVDDPSLRGVLIFAGLLSTIWWLWFSFSYFADLFDDDRPPSRLVQLTAMLGVLVLAASLSGGVADDADRFAVTYGLLLALLTAMYGVVGWIDVEARDFCWWNAVGFLSGAVLWFGSLLAPAPGRYWVWGVALVVNSLVSGPLAYGWVRRAPTQTSHMPERFGLFTIVVLGEAVLAVANGIDATGWRPVAVAIGVGGFVIASGVWWVYFIATFDREAGNRVLRAGRRAVIRSYLYAYGHLLVYGSIVAAAVAVELAAQESAHHGHGVAGRLLGGAQLVMMGSCVVIYRGIGVSVSQRVAVAQAGLALVALVVAFGGLPPLLAVLLSAAAWVVLAAVEQADASARHR
- a CDS encoding site-specific integrase is translated as MVGLALGATLLVLVLAYGGLRIGEALCLRRRHVHVTDGRMTVAESVAQLPGGPVIDTPKSHQRRELALPAFVVDRLRQHLAELPKEPDAFLFPSRQQRTADRPQSYNGWKYRFDRAVERAGLTDLIPHDVRATHGSWVADSHGVLVAARRLGHSNASVTTRHYARAVDGRDAEVAAFLDRARRAEDRSEGARNGHAGEPEPADGREKRR